agcttgtacattcctgtcagcgaaataTCCCTCACAaatatttgatcttgggagatcacaaaacctctgattttaccttgttgttctaaattttttgcctcttctctcaaccagcttttccactgttaCTGCTGCCTATATTCTAGatcagctgaaattaactgatgccagtcatctgggatgattctacatgaggtagaccatgaatttaacatctgttttacatatgtggagtgtatcccatacgtaactaccacttcttttatatttttgaagtcccttgttgaaattggttgtaatgtatatgtcttatatggctcggggtgtgtgtcatctgctggcttctcatggataaGCCATTGCAAGAGAGCCATTTAgagatgttacaacctgtatggtcttgcccttctgctaattaggtcccttgtcatgtttattgaGAGTTTCCCCCAGGACTTGCAAAAGAACACCTAGGATCTGTTCTAGGGAGtaaacctcctctcttgcaagggattccagatttctcatggaatcatggaagtttttatgttcttctgaaacacatgattccatggaccttatcttttcaattaatgataatctttcttcctcttatagtgtctgagtagccacaacttcactctgcagagttagtgttctatccattaaatattcatatttattatcaataaaatcaattttgggtacaagcctgttttgtaaatcctggttagcaggtTCCAGagaaagtttctttttctgtaagccttcattgctatcttttaaagcctgtatcagtcccaataatgactcatctttgttcttgttgttaaaccagtgtttgaacactgcatgaattattacaatgaatgccaaaatggtacaggccagatatgccttaggaaggtcgtatatttccaggaagatgtcattcatcatacaggtgAAAAggttttaaattcttgtgaggtaatgttgttggacatattacaagaattacccAAAATTTGTTAGTccattttaaggtgtaaaattatcaagtacttttacttgaaacaATACGCTTGTTTGCCTAGCTTACCTTTTGTGGTTTGGGGGAGTGTAGTATCagttttcagccagcaggtggcgaaggtacagctccaaagcagagACTCCTGGCGACCTTGGCTGACAGCAGCTGAAGGTAGGAGTCCAGATGGCGGGAGCCTGAGCAGGCACTCAGGGAGCAGGGGTATGCCTCACTCACAGCGGTATTTCGCTGGTCTcagggctaagctagggaactgagactggactagctgctccctttttcgggaatggaactgtgtaggcattccctggttatatggaactttgcaggcaggtttaggtaccTACCAGCCGGGGAAGAGGCTgaaggtgggagccacccaggcctttggaatttgccccacgtgagcaccagatattggtgaaattattaaggccactccacatagttaaaaggagatttatttaatggcataacttacaaatgaagggataggtaggttcagggttctgggaaagacacagcatagtccagtggtgttctctagagaactctcctccttccacctctagcatccaggctcccagcagcaagagagcacaGCAcctctcaggtcttcagggccctcccttggtccaaccttgtaggcgtgatagttacaaAAGCCTCAAcaggggttgaaacttccagaccaaagctggaatggctacccgctACAACATATTGCATAGACATTAGACACAGTTTActccaaaatgaacaaaaaaaaaaacacaaaaaaaatactGTCACTGAAAAACTTCTAGTCTTGTGTCCAAATTCTCAGCCATTAATTGTGATCACACACATTCTGTAACAAATTCAGGTGGTTCCCTGATCATTAAAAGCCAGACTCAGATACACAGTGCTAGAATTTTGTCTTGGCAAAGGAAAACAGTGTGTGGTGGCAGCAGCCTCTGATCTCTATGGTCTGGAATGTCAGGGATCCATTTGAAGACCAGAGTGACAGGATGCTCAGGATGAACAGTACTTAAAAGAATTCAAGGAGAGAGAAGTTCTCAAAGTAGTCAGGTGGGGACAGTGGCACTATGGAGGCATCCAATTCACACAATTGCTGCAGAAACAGCTGGTCCTGGATGGTACTGGAATCTTGATAATCCTTTGTTTCAGGATTGCTGTTCACTGATGGAGTCTCCTTTACTCTTTCAGCTGCCTTTTTGGCTGTCTCTGGAGCAGCTTTAGAAGATGTCCTGGATTCCAGAGATTGTATTGAGTTTACATCATGGGCTAGAGTTGGGCTTGCAGAAAATGCACAGTCTGCTGACTGACCTGGGAGTCTGTCTCCTGCTGCTGGGACTTCATTTAAGAGACACTGATTGGTCTGAGTAATGCAGGAGATAGATTGAGGTTCTGTGAAAGTAGTAGAGTTGAGTGGAGGAGGAGAGCTGACACCTAATGTTCTCTCCTGCAtaggctgtgagctgccaggccCAGGAAGAGGGACAGAAACTTTGCCAAGGCCAGACCTACCACTTGATTGGTGGCCACTCCTCCCAGGTAGTTCACGATCCTtttgtctcttcctcttctctctggctGGACTCTTCCTGAAGCCAACCTCCTCAGGGACCTGACCAAGGGTGAACAAGTTGGATTTCTGGTCCAAGGACTTCTCAGAATTCTGGCAGAGGGCATCACCATTGATAGATGGGGCAAGACTGGCACATCCTTCCGAAAAGGCCGGCCTATCAGGAAGTCCACAGCCAGGATTCCCAGTGAGTTCTTGAGCATTCTTCTGTTTCTCCTTGGCTCGTCTATTCTTGAACCACATCTGGAGataaaagggagagaggagatcaGGAGAGTTCAAGTGCCCTATGGGGGTCCCTATCTGAAGATGCTGGATGAAAAACCTGGACCTTGGTCTACACCAAGCACCTAGCACAGATCTCTAAGGTTCCTGGAAtcaaaaaggaggaaaacaggATGAGCTGGTCCTGAGATATGAGGGAGCTTCTACTAGAAGCTTGGAATTTGGAGGGGAGCCCTGATGTCTAGGCCAGTAAGACACTTTGGGGCATCATTATCCCTCTGCATCACATCATAAGTCTGCACTAAGGGACTAAGGGGCATTCCAATTCACCCTGGGATACAGCATCATTACCCTGCTACAAAGAGTTACTGTGTCAAATAGCCCCAATAAAGCAGGGCCACCAGAAATAGAGGATATAGGGGTGTGTGGGTGGCTCCTGGGGGGCAGGCTATCAACATAGAAGAGAGGGAGGCATGAGGGAGACATACCTTGATAATGTGCTCCTTTAAGCCAAACCTTTGAGCCAGTGCCATGCATTGCTCCGGGCTCACATAtatgcagtttttaaaatgttcctcAAGGACAAGTTTCTGTTCCTGGGTGAAAAAAGTGCGTTTCTTCCTAGGTTCACCAGGTGAATCTTGTGACATTGGTGTGACTTGAGACACCAGGAAACCCTGTTGAATTGGTGGAACTGAAGCACTCGTAGAACCTTGGGTATCTGGGGTCACTGGAGAACTGATGGATTTGTTACTGGGAAGTACACTGGGGCGTCCAATCACTCCAGGCAGCAAGGGGAACTCTTGGGGGACTTGAGAGCCGCTGATTACAGGAGAATTTGATCCCATTGTGATATCTTCCTACACTGGAGAACCTGGGATTaaacagagatcagagaagccCCACAGTCACTAACTCCTACACTAATTCTTTGCCATCAACTGCTACAGGCTTGTTATGAACTTCAAACTCCAAACACCCATATTAGCTCCACTTGCTACCAAGCCAGCTTCAAGAGCTCCCACTCTCACCCAGCAAGGTAACCCCCAACCTACCTTGAAGGCCTCACCTCACCAGGAAATCAGTAGGTTGCTGCAACTTACTCAGAGCCCTCTTAGAGTTTGAACACTAGTCTAAGAAGCAGGGCTTAAATACCTTCTCCAAGGTGAAAACTCAAAAAGCTCCACCCAACTTTTGGCTCCTCCCACACTACAAGACTATCTAATCCACAACAACCAATTTATGCCCCTCAGTATCTGCCCCACCCCAGAGAATCCTAATCTTACTGATTCAATcataattgtttttttgtttttttttaattcaaggtcTTTCTATTACCCCAACTGACCACCATTCACAATGTTGAATTGTCTGCCTCAAACTTATAGATATTAATTTTGATCATGCTCCTGAAGGTTAGCATTAAAGGAATGGGTAATCAGGACCCTGGGAGGTTTCATCATTTTTTCCAAACAGTTATGGTGGGAGTGACAGCATTGTATGGAAAATGGAAACTAAGAGAATATTGGTCCTGCCATCTTGGTTCTGGTGTCCAGAATGAATCTGTGCTCAAATGTTGCCCTGTTTGTGAGCCTTTACCATAACTGTTAGATCTTGGAAAAAATTATGGAAGTTAGGGCCATTTATTGCTTCTACATGCCAGTTTGGCACACCAGACCTGTTTGTAttggagatggagaaagaaacttcgggagttgaaggctagcctagactaatGACATATTACCTCCTAATCctgcctgggatatatgagatcctgtctcaataggAAAAACTCCATCAAGAAACAACAGACAAAAATCTCTCCATGAGTCTCTAGATtttcaaatatgaagaaaaattatgAACCACTACTATTATCAAGGGTTTGTAAGAGCAAAATCTGGGGAtatagacctgtaatcccagctacttgtaAAGCTTCACCAGGAGAATTGCCAGTTGAAGgacagtctgagct
The nucleotide sequence above comes from Peromyscus maniculatus bairdii isolate BWxNUB_F1_BW_parent chromosome 1, HU_Pman_BW_mat_3.1, whole genome shotgun sequence. Encoded proteins:
- the Tprx2 gene encoding tetrapeptide repeat homeobox protein 2, producing the protein MGSNSPVISGSQVPQEFPLLPGVIGRPSVLPSNKSISSPVTPDTQGSTSASVPPIQQGFLVSQVTPMSQDSPGEPRKKRTFFTQEQKLVLEEHFKNCIYVSPEQCMALAQRFGLKEHIIKMWFKNRRAKEKQKNAQELTGNPGCGLPDRPAFSEGCASLAPSINGDALCQNSEKSLDQKSNLFTLGQVPEEVGFRKSPAREKRKRQKDRELPGRSGHQSSGRSGLGKVSVPLPGPGSSQPMQERTLGVSSPPPLNSTTFTEPQSISCITQTNQCLLNEVPAAGDRLPGQSADCAFSASPTLAHDVNSIQSLESRTSSKAAPETAKKAAERVKETPSVNSNPETKDYQDSSTIQDQLFLQQLCELDASIVPLSPPDYFENFSLLEFF